CGCTTCCGAATATGAATAGAATAACTCCGATTATTATCGTCGTTATATTCGAGTCGAAGATAGTGATCCACGCCCTGGCAAAACCTTGATCTATTGCGGTCCTCGTCGTCTTGCCGATTTTCAGCTCTTCTCTGATGCGTTCAAAAATGAGCACGTTTGCATCGACGGCCATGCCGATCGTCAGCGCGATGCCAGCAATGCCCGGCATGGTCAAGCTACCTCGGAACGTGCTGAGAATTGCCAGCAGAAAAAACATATTAAGAAGCAAGGCAAAATCGGCCACGAATCCTGACAGTGAGTAGTATATGAGCATGAAAAGAACTACCAGCGCGCTGGCAATCAATACCGCCCGCACTCCGCTCTCGATCGAATCACGGCCAAGACTTGGTCCTACGGTCCTCTCCTCCACGATCTTCAGGGGCGCTGGCAGCGCACCGGCTCTCAATATGATAGCAAGGTCCCGGGCATCTTCGGCAGTGAAACGGCCGGTGATGCTGGCTCGGCCCTGCGGTATGCGTTCGGTTATCACGGGCGCCGATTGTACCACGCCATCGAGTACGATAGCCAACCTCTTATTGATGTTCCTGCCTGTGATCGCAGCAAACTGCCGTGCCGCCTCGCGCTTGAATTCTAGATCGATCTCCCAGGTGCCGACATACTGCAGATTACCGCTCTGATTGGGACCGTGGCGGGCATCGCGAATCGCTTCGCCGGTCAGCTCGGCCGTGGTCCTGAGCAGGTAAAACCGCTTCACCTCACGACCGGTGTATTCCTCGCGGGGACCAAATATAAATTCAACATCATCTGGAATGACTTCGTCGGCACGGGTGAGAAGCGCCAAGACCGAATCTTCATCGCGAAAGTCGATACCGGGATCGCGATCAACGGTCACTATGTAAGAGCTGAACGGCTGTTCAAATGCCAGGGAATCTCCTCCCTGCAGATACTGATCAATCCGATCAATGACTTCTGCAACCCGTTCATCTTCGCATACCCTGAATTCAAGATGGGCAACCTTCTTGATCAGTTCTACTGCCCTTTCCCTGTCCACTCCAGGTAATTGTATCATTATTCTGCCGCCGGACTGCTTTTCGATGACTGGTTCATACACCCCGAACTCATCAACTCGATTGCGGATGATCTCGAATGCGCGGTCTCTCAGGTCATCCGATTTTTCCTGAACACCTGCAGTATCGACCTCAAGAACAAGATGCATCCCACCCCGAAGATCAAGGCCCAAATGTATCGCCCTTTTTGACAGAGCGATCTTTTCTGCCTCCGACAGATTGCTTTCGGTGTAGAGCCTGATCGTAGGAATAATCGCATAAACTCCAAGGATAATGGCGACTATTACTATCCCGAGCCTCAAACCAATATGTCTCATCGTGCTCCTTTTATGATTTCGTTCATTTCACTGACGGCCTGCCGTAATCCAACGAAAAGAGCACGGGCAACAATCGCGAAACCGATCGAGTAGCCCGTGATCTCAGGAATTCTCAGCAGCGGCAAGATGTTTTTATAGTCAATGCCATGGCCTGCATGGACTACCAGACCATCGCGCCGCGCAGCCTTGGCCACGTGTGCAATCCTCAATGTTTCTCCTTTCTTATCCTTTGCCTGCGTATATTCATTGGTATTGATTTCAATACTCTCGGCGCCAAGTCGCAATGCTTCCTCCATCTGCGCCATATCAGGATCAATGAATATGCCCACCCGGATACCCTTGCCCTTCAAATCCAATATATAAGACTTGAGGTCGCCCTTCAAATTCAAGAGATTCAGACCGCCCTGGGTAGTCACCTCCCCAGGCGCCTCAGGTACCAGGGTAACACGATCTGGCATTGCATCAGCCGCAACACATGCCATTCCCTCGGTAGCCGCCATTTCCAAATTCAGTTCAGTCTTAATGATCTGCTTTAGCACAGTAAGGTCACGTTCTTTTATATGACGTCTGTCACCACGCAGATGTACGGTGATCCCATCCGCTCCGCCAAGTTCGGCTTCTACCGCAGCGTGCGCCGGATCCGGGAATCTCTCTTTGCGTGCTTCTCTTACCGTTGCTACGTGGTCAATATTTACTGACAGTTCCATGGGCTATTATATTCATATAATGTGCGCTGTCAACTAGCCAAACCCTGCAAATTACGGTCTATTTACAAGGAATTTCTCCTGACTTTGGTTGTATAATACATTACAAGGAGGTATGGATGAAGTTGATCGCATTAATAATATTGGGTTTAGCAATACCCCTAATAACATGCAGCGAATCTGAAGCGGTTGTGACGCATCTCAAGACAGTAAAGGTTGCCAACCCCATTAAATACAAGAATCTGACGATCTTCCCGCTCACAATGAGAACGATGAGCAGTACTGACTATGTGCCACTTGATAAGGCAATGAAATCCAACTGGCTGAAAATCAGGGAAATCGGCGATGGTGAGGTTAATTCAGTTGAATTAAGGAATACCGGCAACAAGATCGTCTTCATCATGACCGGCGAGATGCTGTCAGGAGCCAAGCAGGACCGGATGCTGCGCGAAGATGTTCTGGTTCCGCCAAACAGCGGGTGGCTCAGAGTCCCGGTTTATTGCGTTGAACACGGACGGTGGGTATCGGTATCCTCCAATTTCAAGCCAGCAAAGGAAGTCGCCCCCAACCAGCTCCGGCAACGTGCGAGAATAACTGAAAATCAATCCGAAGTATGGGATGCTATCGCATCAAGCCAGGACAGACTTGGCATTGCTTCAGGTACGAGCACGGTACAGGCGAACTATGAAGATGAGCGCATCAAGAACGAACTCGCCGAGTATACGCTCCACCTCGGAAAAATTCCGCGACTGACCAAGAATACGGTAGGCGTAGTAGTGGCAACGGGCGAACGGGTAATCTGTGTCGATATATTCGCTAATAACAAACTGTTAATGGAATTCTGGAACAAATTGCTGAGATCATATATCATGGATGCAATATTGGAAAGCGAAGCTGTCGTCACGAAAAAAGAAGTCGAGGGATTACTTAACGAACTGAGCACTGCGCGATATACATCGATTGGTACCCCTGGCCTGGGCGATCTCTATAAGATCGAAACCGATTTTGGAAAAGGCAATGCTCTATTCGACAAAGGCATGGCTGTACACCTGGATTTTTTCTTAGATGAATCGCAAGACGCCGACGATGATGAATGGCGGTTGGATATCAGGCGCGATCAGAGGCTGAACGACTGAGTGTTCATCGTCCACGAGCGAATGTAGGGCGACCTTCAGGTTTGCGACATCTCCATGCAGAGCTGAAGCTCTGCCCTACACTACCTGGATTTCTGCTGCTTTCCTCGTTCAGATCAAGTGACATGGCAGAATGTCAATAAAGGTTGACAAATCATTTCAAGAGTGTATAATATAAAGACCGCGGGGTGGAGCAGCGGTAGCTCATTGGGCTCATAACCCAAAGGTCGCTGGTTCGAATCCAGCCCCCGCTATTATGGGCGGAAAGCAAATAACTTTCCGCCCAAATTCTAAACAAACTCTAATTACCAAAACCCAAATCAGAAGAATTGTTTTGAAGATTCGAATTTAATGTTTCAGTATTGTTTAGGGTTTCGAAATTAGAATTTCGGATTTCAATAAGAGCCCCCGCTATTATAGGCGGAAAGTCTCTCACTTTCCGCCTAAATTCTACACAAATTCCAATTACATAAATTCAAAACAACAAACTGGCGATTGCACCTAAAGCAAAAACACAAACGTGCCTATGTTTAGGGCATTTGAATTTGTGATTTTGACATTGTTTAGAGTTCAGGATTTCGAAATTAATGAATATTGTATCACGATTACGGGGTACGAATACGAGTAACGATCGATGAATACGATTAAATTTCGCCGTACGCTGCCAGTATCTTGGTCATACCCACGATCGCCGCAGTCTCGCTCCGCAGTCGGGTATGACCAAGACTCAACAAAGAAGCCCCCTGGTCTACAACGTCATCTCTCTCCGAATCGCTGAACCCGCCCTCGGGACCGATCAGCAGAAGCAATTTGCTGGCACCGAGCGGCACCTCCTTGCTGCCATACGGGTCGGCAACAATGATTTTGTCGTGGTTGTCGATCTGCAGCATATCTGAGATACTCGTTGCATAAATCATCTCAGGCATGTAGTATTGTTGAGACTGTATCATTGCACTCTGTACTATCTTCCGGAGACGGCTGATTTTCTGCGCACCAACTTTTCTGAACACCGAATGTTCAGAGACGAACACAATGAATCGTGCTACGCCAAGTTCCATCCCCTTCTCAACGATCGCATCGTTCCGCATACCTTTAATGGGAACGAAGCCAAGCGTCACGTGCAGTGATGATCTTCTGGGTATGAATTCCCTGTGTATGATTCTCGCCCGCATCCCTGATCTGGTCACATCCCCCAATTCCGCATCATATCTGTAACCACACCCGTCGGTCAAAGATATTCTCTCCCCTCTCTTTCTTCTCAGCACTTTTACGATATGCTGAAGCTGTGAACCCGGGATGACAACTTCTTTGCCCTTGAAAAAATCAGTAGGGACGTAAAAAATATTATGGTCTTTCATGAAATGGAAACGAGCACCAGGGACTTTCTATCTCTACCGCAACCTTTATGGAATTTCAGTTGCCTCTGCGCCTTGGTCTGGGCTCCCCTTCGTAACGCTTCAGTTCATCAATAATCTTTCCCAGATTTCGATCGGTCGACTCCAAAGGCTTCAAATCCAACTCAACATACATATCACCATATCCGCCATCGGGTCTGGGCATGCCTTTGCCTTTGATCCGAATCACCTCCGGCGCAGTGCTGCCTTTTTTTATCTTCACACGTTCACGCTGACCGTTGAAACCAGGGACTTCGATCGAACCACCGCTTATCAATTTCGAATAGGGTGTCAGCATTCGTATGTAAAGGTCATAACCCCGGCGATCAAAATACTCATGTGCCTTCTCTTCAAATTGTACAATGATATTACCGCTGCCGCCCTGCCCGTGATGACCTTCACCGCGCAAGACAATATATTGACCGCTTGACACACCGCGTGGCGTCTTTATCTCAATTGTCCTGGCAATCCTTGTCCTTCCTGAGCCGCTACATTTGGAGCAAGGTGTCTTTATTATCTGCCCTGACCCCTTGCATGCAGGGCATGGGGTTACAGTCGTGAACGTACCGAAGAAACTCCGCGTCTGCGTCTTCACTTGACCCCGGCCACCACACTGAGAGCACGTGATCAAATCTTTTCCACCTTTGCCCTGACATGCTTTGCACGCCTCGAAACGATTGATCTTAAACTGTTTCTTCGTTGAATTGACAATGTCCTCAAGCGAGACCTTCAGGATCACATGGATATCGCCACCTTTACGCACACGCTGCTGGCCCCTTCGGCCACCGAATCCAAAAATGTCTTCAAACGGCGAACCACCGAACAAATTACCCAGAATATCCTGCAGATCATCAAAATGAGTGAAGTCGTCCCAGCTGAACCCACCGCCCTTGAACGTCTGTGAAACCCCGTCATGCCCGTATTGATCATAGAGCTGGCGCTTCTGCGGGTCCATCAAGACCTCG
This portion of the candidate division WOR-3 bacterium genome encodes:
- a CDS encoding DnaJ domain-containing protein → MKKDYYEVLDVAKGASPEDVKKAYLKKAKEYHPDMNPTNKKEAEEKFKEVSEAYEVLMDPQKRQLYDQYGHDGVSQTFKGGGFSWDDFTHFDDLQDILGNLFGGSPFEDIFGFGGRRGQQRVRKGGDIHVILKVSLEDIVNSTKKQFKINRFEACKACQGKGGKDLITCSQCGGRGQVKTQTRSFFGTFTTVTPCPACKGSGQIIKTPCSKCSGSGRTRIARTIEIKTPRGVSSGQYIVLRGEGHHGQGGSGNIIVQFEEKAHEYFDRRGYDLYIRMLTPYSKLISGGSIEVPGFNGQRERVKIKKGSTAPEVIRIKGKGMPRPDGGYGDMYVELDLKPLESTDRNLGKIIDELKRYEGEPRPRRRGN
- the secD gene encoding protein translocase subunit SecD; amino-acid sequence: MRHIGLRLGIVIVAIILGVYAIIPTIRLYTESNLSEAEKIALSKRAIHLGLDLRGGMHLVLEVDTAGVQEKSDDLRDRAFEIIRNRVDEFGVYEPVIEKQSGGRIMIQLPGVDRERAVELIKKVAHLEFRVCEDERVAEVIDRIDQYLQGGDSLAFEQPFSSYIVTVDRDPGIDFRDEDSVLALLTRADEVIPDDVEFIFGPREEYTGREVKRFYLLRTTAELTGEAIRDARHGPNQSGNLQYVGTWEIDLEFKREAARQFAAITGRNINKRLAIVLDGVVQSAPVITERIPQGRASITGRFTAEDARDLAIILRAGALPAPLKIVEERTVGPSLGRDSIESGVRAVLIASALVVLFMLIYYSLSGFVADFALLLNMFFLLAILSTFRGSLTMPGIAGIALTIGMAVDANVLIFERIREELKIGKTTRTAIDQGFARAWITIFDSNITTIIIGVILFIFGSGSIRGFALTLTIGLISNLFTAVFVGKVIFNYFTYKFDVHKLRI
- a CDS encoding pyridoxine 5'-phosphate synthase, producing the protein MELSVNIDHVATVREARKERFPDPAHAAVEAELGGADGITVHLRGDRRHIKERDLTVLKQIIKTELNLEMAATEGMACVAADAMPDRVTLVPEAPGEVTTQGGLNLLNLKGDLKSYILDLKGKGIRVGIFIDPDMAQMEEALRLGAESIEINTNEYTQAKDKKGETLRIAHVAKAARRDGLVVHAGHGIDYKNILPLLRIPEITGYSIGFAIVARALFVGLRQAVSEMNEIIKGAR
- a CDS encoding 16S rRNA (uracil(1498)-N(3))-methyltransferase, coding for MKDHNIFYVPTDFFKGKEVVIPGSQLQHIVKVLRRKRGERISLTDGCGYRYDAELGDVTRSGMRARIIHREFIPRRSSLHVTLGFVPIKGMRNDAIVEKGMELGVARFIVFVSEHSVFRKVGAQKISRLRKIVQSAMIQSQQYYMPEMIYATSISDMLQIDNHDKIIVADPYGSKEVPLGASKLLLLIGPEGGFSDSERDDVVDQGASLLSLGHTRLRSETAAIVGMTKILAAYGEI